The Arachis hypogaea cultivar Tifrunner chromosome 14, arahy.Tifrunner.gnm2.J5K5, whole genome shotgun sequence genome has a segment encoding these proteins:
- the LOC112744528 gene encoding receptor-like protein EIX2 isoform X1, which translates to MLGVMMMNGVVYVVLMVQVLAWTSSAAVVASGKCIESERQALLSLKRGFNVTDDDDWLSSWGDGEQQKECCIWEGVKCSNVTGHVLMLHLHGYHFAGSISPSLGELHHLKYLDLSGNRFTHTPSLPPFIGSLTFLTHLDLSSCYFGGKMPPQLGNLLSLEHLDPSYNAFTGTIPSQFKNISRLQYLDLDSLYMMSSDLQWLSELSILRYLSLAWVNLSGASNWQQQVSSLSHLQYLDLHGCNLVDSVSISSPANFSTSLSFVDVSNNSLRDASLMFPWLMNSTGRLEELNLANNELKGQIPVSLFHSCNLVELDLSKNNLIGDFHEYIREFSRCAHKPLKFLDMGWNEITGMVPDLSHSQLQSLHVLRLDNNRLSGTIHEGIGQLSNLTHLNLGNNFLTGLITEAHFSRLSTLYTLDLSHNALAFNVSVDWIPPFNLINIYLARCKLGPDFPTWLHTQTMIDYLDISCAGISSTVPNWFWEPLPQMMYLNISHNCFRGKIEGPILPAIVSDQGLSIDLSFNLFEGPIPAFLSTASQTFFSNNIFSIADPLLCANSTKYMRFMDLSNNDLRGELSDCWRGFELLVVLDLSNNQLYGNMPKSLGSLRNIQSIQFEGNNFSGEIPSSLNNCTQLQIFDVADNKLSGRIPSWIGDNIPNLLVLSLRSNNFHGNIPLSMCNLHKLHVLDLSLNILSGNICIYPLLCANSTKYMRFMDLSNNDLRGELSDYWMSFELLVVLDLSNNQFYGNMPKSLGSLRNIKSIHLGGNNFSGEIPSSLNNCTQLQVFDVAGNKLSGRIPSWIGDNIPNLLVLNLHSNNFHGNIPLSMCNLHELHVFDLSLNTLSGNIPKCICNLSAMATLANSNATITDNFTIGIYNDSTSLIWKGKMSKYRSTLGFLRSIDFSSNRLTGKIPSEMMTLIGLVSLNLSRNLFSGHIPPTIGQLKSIDFLDLSRNHLSGTIPSQLAQIDRLSVLDLSYNDLSGEIPLGTQLQTRDASDYAGNPKLCGAPLNNTCPIHGHQISEHDADGDDDEQFVSEGFYIAMAAGFVMAFWGVCFSLILKKSWRYAYFKLLSDVYDKLYVFTAIKVAKLKRIRSQI; encoded by the exons ATGCTTGGAGTGATGATGATGAATGGTGTAGTTTATGTGGTGTTGATGGTGCAGGTACTTGCATGGACGAGCAGTGCAGCGGTGGTGGCAAGTGGGAAGTGCATTGAGAGTGAAAGGCAAGCTCTGCTTTCTCTCAAACGTGGCTTCAATGTGACCGATGATGATGATTGGCTGTCTTCATGGGGAGATGGGGAGCAGCAGAAGGAGTGTTGCATCTGGGAAGGCGTCAAGTGCAGCAATGTAACTGGCCATGTTCTCATGCTTCATCTCCATGGTTATCACTTTGCTGGCTCCATAAGTCCATCACTGGGTGAGTTACATCATTTGAAGTATTTGGACCTTAGTGGTAATCGTTTTACTCACACCCCATCCCTCCCTCCTTTCATTGGCTCTTTAACCTTTTTAACACATCTCGATCTCTCTTCTTGTTACTTTGGTGGAAAAATGCCACCCCAACTTGGAAATCTCTTATCCTTGGAACATCTTGATCCAAGTTACAATGCATTCACCGGAACCATTCCTAGtcaattcaaaaatatttcccGTTTGCAGTATCTTGACCTTGATTCCTTGTACATGATGAGTTCTGATTTACAATGGCTATCTGAACTTTCAATCCTGAGGTATCTTTCGCTTGCTTGGGTGAATCTAAGTGGTGCCAGCAATTGGCAACAACAAGTGAGTAGCCTTTCTCATCTTCAATATTTAGACTTGCATGGTTGCAATCTTGTTGATTCCGTGTCCATTTCATCCCCCGCTAATTTCTCCACTTCTCTGTCTTTTGTGGATGTCTCTAACAACTCTCTAAGGGATGCATCCTTGATGTTCCCATGGTTAATGAATTCCACTGGTAGGCTTGAGGAGTTAAATCTTGCAAATAATGAGCTCAAAGGCCAAATACCTGTATCCTTGTTTCATAGTTGCAATTTGGTAGAACTAGACCTATCCAAGAACAACTTGATAGGGGACTTTCATGAATATATTCGAGAGTTTTCTCGTTGTGCTCATAAACCCTTAAAATTCTTGGATATGGGATGGAATGAAATTACGGGGATGGTGCCTGACCTCTCTCACTCTCAGCTTCAATCTTTGCATGTGTTACGACTTGATAACAACAGGTTAAGTGGAACTATACATGAAGGTATTGGACAACTATCCAACTTAACTCACTTAAACCTTGGGAATAACTTCCTGACAGGTTTGATAACTGAAGCTCATTTCTCAAGACTTTCCACTCTTTACACTTTGGATTTGTCTCATAATGCATTGGCTTTTAATGTTAGCGTCGATTGGATTCCCcctttcaatttaattaacatttATTTGGCCCGTTGCAAGTTGGGGCCTGACTTTCCAACATGGCTTCATACCCAAACCATGATTGACTATTTGGATATTTCCTGTGCTGGAATTTCTAGCACTGTTCCAAATTGGTTTTGGGAACCTCTTCCTCAGATGATGTATTTGAATATTTCTCATAACTGTTTTCGAGGAAAAATTGAAGGCCCAATTCTACCAGCTATTGTTTCTGACCAAGGTCTTTCAATTGATTTGAGCTTCAATTTATTTGAAGGCCCAATTCCAGCATTCCTTTCAACTGCTTCTCAAACTTTTTTCTCCAATAACATATTTTCAATTGCAGATCCTCTTTTATGTGCAAACTCGACCAAATACATGAGATTTATGGATTTGTCAAACAACGATCTAAGAGGAGAACTTTCGGATTGTTGGAGGGGTTTTGAGTTATTGGTCGTCCTAGATTTATCCAATAATCAGTTGTATGGAAATATGCCAAAATCTCTGGGGTCTTTAAGAAATATCCAGTCAATACAATTTGAAGGCAATAATTTTTCAGGAGAGATACCATCATCCCTGAATAATTGCACACAACTACAAATTTTTGATGTTGCAGATAATAAGTTGTCAGGAAGAATACCAAGCTGGATTGGAGATAATATTCCAAACCTACTTGTACTTAGCTTACGTTCCAATAATTTTCATGGTAACATTCCATTAAGCATGTGCAATCTTCATAAACTCCATGTCTTGGACCTCTCTCTCAATATTCTCTCTGGCAATATATGCATAT ATCCTCTTTTATGTGCAAACTCGACCAAATACATGAGATTTATGGATTTGTCAAACAACGACCTTAGAGGAGAACTTTCGGATTATTGGATGAGTTTTGAGTTATTGGTCGTCCTAGATTTATCCAATAATCAGTTTTATGGAAACATGCCAAAATCTTTGGGGTCATTAAGAAATATCAAGTCAATACATTTAGGAGGGAATAATTTTTCAGGAGAGATACCATCATCCTTGAATAATTGCACACAACTACAAGTTTTTGATGTTGCAGGTAATAAGTTGTCAGGAAGAATACCAAGCTGGATTGGAGATAATATTCCAAACCTACTTGTACTTAACTTACATTCCAATAATTTTCATGGTAACATTCCATTAAGCATGTGCAATCTTCATGAACTCCATGTCTTTGACCTCTCTCTCAATACTCTCTCTGGCAATATACCTAAATGCATATGTAATCTTTCTGCTATGGCCACTCTTGCAAATTCAAATGCAACCATTACCGATAATTTTACCATCGGAATTTATAATGATAGCACATCACTCATATGGAAAGGAAAAATGTCAAAATATAGAAGCACCCTGGGATTCTTGAGAAGTATTGATTTCTCCAGCAACAGATTAACAGGGAAAATACCAAGTGAGATGATGACTCTTATTGGCTTGGTTTCTTTAAATCTTTCAAGGAATTTGTTTAGTGGACACATTCCTCCAACTATTGGACAGCTGAAGTCAATAGATTTTCTTGATCTATCCAGAAATCATTTGTCAGGAACAATTCCTTCACAGCTTGCTCAGATTGACCGTCTCAGTGTTCTTGACTTGTCATACAATGATTTATCTGGAGAAATCCCACTTGGCACGCAACTTCAAACTAGGGATGCTTCTGATTATGCAGGAAATCCAAAACTTTGTGGTGCTCCCCTCAACAATACTTGTCCCATTCATGGTCACCAGATCAGTGAACATGAtgctgatggtgatgatgatgaacaaTTTGTAAGCGAGGGGTTCTACATTGCTATGGCTGCTGGATTTGTTATGGCATTTTGGGGAGTTTGCTTCTCATTGATTTTGAAGAAATCTTGGAGATATGCTTATTTCAAGTTGTTGAGTGATGTCTATGACAAGCTCTATGTATTTACAGCGATCAAGGTGGCCAAGCTGAAAAGGATCAGATCTCAAATATGA
- the LOC112744528 gene encoding receptor-like protein EIX1 isoform X4, translating to MGRWGAAEGVLHLGRRQVQQCNWPCSHASSPWLSLCWLHKSITGYNAFTGTIPSQFKNISRLQYLDLDSLYMMSSDLQWLSELSILRYLSLAWVNLSGASNWQQQVSSLSHLQYLDLHGCNLVDSVSISSPANFSTSLSFVDVSNNSLRDASLMFPWLMNSTGRLEELNLANNELKGQIPVSLFHSCNLVELDLSKNNLIGDFHEYIREFSRCAHKPLKFLDMGWNEITGMVPDLSHSQLQSLHVLRLDNNRLSGTIHEGIGQLSNLTHLNLGNNFLTGLITEAHFSRLSTLYTLDLSHNALAFNVSVDWIPPFNLINIYLARCKLGPDFPTWLHTQTMIDYLDISCAGISSTVPNWFWEPLPQMMYLNISHNCFRGKIEGPILPAIVSDQGLSIDLSFNLFEGPIPAFLSTASQTFFSNNIFSIADPLLCANSTKYMRFMDLSNNDLRGELSDCWRGFELLVVLDLSNNQLYGNMPKSLGSLRNIQSIQFEGNNFSGEIPSSLNNCTQLQIFDVADNKLSGRIPSWIGDNIPNLLVLSLRSNNFHDPLLCANSTKYMRFMDLSNNDLRGELSDYWMSFELLVVLDLSNNQFYGNMPKSLGSLRNIKSIHLGGNNFSGEIPSSLNNCTQLQVFDVAGNKLSGRIPSWIGDNIPNLLVLNLHSNNFHGNIPLSMCNLHELHVFDLSLNTLSGNIPKCICNLSAMATLANSNATITDNFTIGIYNDSTSLIWKGKMSKYRSTLGFLRSIDFSSNRLTGKIPSEMMTLIGLVSLNLSRNLFSGHIPPTIGQLKSIDFLDLSRNHLSGTIPSQLAQIDRLSVLDLSYNDLSGEIPLGTQLQTRDASDYAGNPKLCGAPLNNTCPIHGHQISEHDADGDDDEQFVSEGFYIAMAAGFVMAFWGVCFSLILKKSWRYAYFKLLSDVYDKLYVFTAIKVAKLKRIRSQI from the exons ATGGGGAGATGGGGAGCAGCAGAAGGAGTGTTGCATCTGGGAAGGCGTCAAGTGCAGCAATGTAACTGGCCATGTTCTCATGCTTCATCTCCATGGTTATCACTTTGCTGGCTCCATAAGTCCATCACTGG TTACAATGCATTCACCGGAACCATTCCTAGtcaattcaaaaatatttcccGTTTGCAGTATCTTGACCTTGATTCCTTGTACATGATGAGTTCTGATTTACAATGGCTATCTGAACTTTCAATCCTGAGGTATCTTTCGCTTGCTTGGGTGAATCTAAGTGGTGCCAGCAATTGGCAACAACAAGTGAGTAGCCTTTCTCATCTTCAATATTTAGACTTGCATGGTTGCAATCTTGTTGATTCCGTGTCCATTTCATCCCCCGCTAATTTCTCCACTTCTCTGTCTTTTGTGGATGTCTCTAACAACTCTCTAAGGGATGCATCCTTGATGTTCCCATGGTTAATGAATTCCACTGGTAGGCTTGAGGAGTTAAATCTTGCAAATAATGAGCTCAAAGGCCAAATACCTGTATCCTTGTTTCATAGTTGCAATTTGGTAGAACTAGACCTATCCAAGAACAACTTGATAGGGGACTTTCATGAATATATTCGAGAGTTTTCTCGTTGTGCTCATAAACCCTTAAAATTCTTGGATATGGGATGGAATGAAATTACGGGGATGGTGCCTGACCTCTCTCACTCTCAGCTTCAATCTTTGCATGTGTTACGACTTGATAACAACAGGTTAAGTGGAACTATACATGAAGGTATTGGACAACTATCCAACTTAACTCACTTAAACCTTGGGAATAACTTCCTGACAGGTTTGATAACTGAAGCTCATTTCTCAAGACTTTCCACTCTTTACACTTTGGATTTGTCTCATAATGCATTGGCTTTTAATGTTAGCGTCGATTGGATTCCCcctttcaatttaattaacatttATTTGGCCCGTTGCAAGTTGGGGCCTGACTTTCCAACATGGCTTCATACCCAAACCATGATTGACTATTTGGATATTTCCTGTGCTGGAATTTCTAGCACTGTTCCAAATTGGTTTTGGGAACCTCTTCCTCAGATGATGTATTTGAATATTTCTCATAACTGTTTTCGAGGAAAAATTGAAGGCCCAATTCTACCAGCTATTGTTTCTGACCAAGGTCTTTCAATTGATTTGAGCTTCAATTTATTTGAAGGCCCAATTCCAGCATTCCTTTCAACTGCTTCTCAAACTTTTTTCTCCAATAACATATTTTCAATTGCAGATCCTCTTTTATGTGCAAACTCGACCAAATACATGAGATTTATGGATTTGTCAAACAACGATCTAAGAGGAGAACTTTCGGATTGTTGGAGGGGTTTTGAGTTATTGGTCGTCCTAGATTTATCCAATAATCAGTTGTATGGAAATATGCCAAAATCTCTGGGGTCTTTAAGAAATATCCAGTCAATACAATTTGAAGGCAATAATTTTTCAGGAGAGATACCATCATCCCTGAATAATTGCACACAACTACAAATTTTTGATGTTGCAGATAATAAGTTGTCAGGAAGAATACCAAGCTGGATTGGAGATAATATTCCAAACCTACTTGTACTTAGCTTACGTTCCAATAATTTTCATG ATCCTCTTTTATGTGCAAACTCGACCAAATACATGAGATTTATGGATTTGTCAAACAACGACCTTAGAGGAGAACTTTCGGATTATTGGATGAGTTTTGAGTTATTGGTCGTCCTAGATTTATCCAATAATCAGTTTTATGGAAACATGCCAAAATCTTTGGGGTCATTAAGAAATATCAAGTCAATACATTTAGGAGGGAATAATTTTTCAGGAGAGATACCATCATCCTTGAATAATTGCACACAACTACAAGTTTTTGATGTTGCAGGTAATAAGTTGTCAGGAAGAATACCAAGCTGGATTGGAGATAATATTCCAAACCTACTTGTACTTAACTTACATTCCAATAATTTTCATGGTAACATTCCATTAAGCATGTGCAATCTTCATGAACTCCATGTCTTTGACCTCTCTCTCAATACTCTCTCTGGCAATATACCTAAATGCATATGTAATCTTTCTGCTATGGCCACTCTTGCAAATTCAAATGCAACCATTACCGATAATTTTACCATCGGAATTTATAATGATAGCACATCACTCATATGGAAAGGAAAAATGTCAAAATATAGAAGCACCCTGGGATTCTTGAGAAGTATTGATTTCTCCAGCAACAGATTAACAGGGAAAATACCAAGTGAGATGATGACTCTTATTGGCTTGGTTTCTTTAAATCTTTCAAGGAATTTGTTTAGTGGACACATTCCTCCAACTATTGGACAGCTGAAGTCAATAGATTTTCTTGATCTATCCAGAAATCATTTGTCAGGAACAATTCCTTCACAGCTTGCTCAGATTGACCGTCTCAGTGTTCTTGACTTGTCATACAATGATTTATCTGGAGAAATCCCACTTGGCACGCAACTTCAAACTAGGGATGCTTCTGATTATGCAGGAAATCCAAAACTTTGTGGTGCTCCCCTCAACAATACTTGTCCCATTCATGGTCACCAGATCAGTGAACATGAtgctgatggtgatgatgatgaacaaTTTGTAAGCGAGGGGTTCTACATTGCTATGGCTGCTGGATTTGTTATGGCATTTTGGGGAGTTTGCTTCTCATTGATTTTGAAGAAATCTTGGAGATATGCTTATTTCAAGTTGTTGAGTGATGTCTATGACAAGCTCTATGTATTTACAGCGATCAAGGTGGCCAAGCTGAAAAGGATCAGATCTCAAATATGA
- the LOC112744528 gene encoding receptor-like protein EIX2 isoform X5: MFPWLMNSTGRLEELNLANNELKGQIPVSLFHSCNLVELDLSKNNLIGDFHEYIREFSRCAHKPLKFLDMGWNEITGMVPDLSHSQLQSLHVLRLDNNRLSGTIHEGIGQLSNLTHLNLGNNFLTGLITEAHFSRLSTLYTLDLSHNALAFNVSVDWIPPFNLINIYLARCKLGPDFPTWLHTQTMIDYLDISCAGISSTVPNWFWEPLPQMMYLNISHNCFRGKIEGPILPAIVSDQGLSIDLSFNLFEGPIPAFLSTASQTFFSNNIFSIADPLLCANSTKYMRFMDLSNNDLRGELSDCWRGFELLVVLDLSNNQLYGNMPKSLGSLRNIQSIQFEGNNFSGEIPSSLNNCTQLQIFDVADNKLSGRIPSWIGDNIPNLLVLSLRSNNFHGNIPLSMCNLHKLHVLDLSLNILSGNICIYPLLCANSTKYMRFMDLSNNDLRGELSDYWMSFELLVVLDLSNNQFYGNMPKSLGSLRNIKSIHLGGNNFSGEIPSSLNNCTQLQVFDVAGNKLSGRIPSWIGDNIPNLLVLNLHSNNFHGNIPLSMCNLHELHVFDLSLNTLSGNIPKCICNLSAMATLANSNATITDNFTIGIYNDSTSLIWKGKMSKYRSTLGFLRSIDFSSNRLTGKIPSEMMTLIGLVSLNLSRNLFSGHIPPTIGQLKSIDFLDLSRNHLSGTIPSQLAQIDRLSVLDLSYNDLSGEIPLGTQLQTRDASDYAGNPKLCGAPLNNTCPIHGHQISEHDADGDDDEQFVSEGFYIAMAAGFVMAFWGVCFSLILKKSWRYAYFKLLSDVYDKLYVFTAIKVAKLKRIRSQI; this comes from the exons ATGTTCCCATGGTTAATGAATTCCACTGGTAGGCTTGAGGAGTTAAATCTTGCAAATAATGAGCTCAAAGGCCAAATACCTGTATCCTTGTTTCATAGTTGCAATTTGGTAGAACTAGACCTATCCAAGAACAACTTGATAGGGGACTTTCATGAATATATTCGAGAGTTTTCTCGTTGTGCTCATAAACCCTTAAAATTCTTGGATATGGGATGGAATGAAATTACGGGGATGGTGCCTGACCTCTCTCACTCTCAGCTTCAATCTTTGCATGTGTTACGACTTGATAACAACAGGTTAAGTGGAACTATACATGAAGGTATTGGACAACTATCCAACTTAACTCACTTAAACCTTGGGAATAACTTCCTGACAGGTTTGATAACTGAAGCTCATTTCTCAAGACTTTCCACTCTTTACACTTTGGATTTGTCTCATAATGCATTGGCTTTTAATGTTAGCGTCGATTGGATTCCCcctttcaatttaattaacatttATTTGGCCCGTTGCAAGTTGGGGCCTGACTTTCCAACATGGCTTCATACCCAAACCATGATTGACTATTTGGATATTTCCTGTGCTGGAATTTCTAGCACTGTTCCAAATTGGTTTTGGGAACCTCTTCCTCAGATGATGTATTTGAATATTTCTCATAACTGTTTTCGAGGAAAAATTGAAGGCCCAATTCTACCAGCTATTGTTTCTGACCAAGGTCTTTCAATTGATTTGAGCTTCAATTTATTTGAAGGCCCAATTCCAGCATTCCTTTCAACTGCTTCTCAAACTTTTTTCTCCAATAACATATTTTCAATTGCAGATCCTCTTTTATGTGCAAACTCGACCAAATACATGAGATTTATGGATTTGTCAAACAACGATCTAAGAGGAGAACTTTCGGATTGTTGGAGGGGTTTTGAGTTATTGGTCGTCCTAGATTTATCCAATAATCAGTTGTATGGAAATATGCCAAAATCTCTGGGGTCTTTAAGAAATATCCAGTCAATACAATTTGAAGGCAATAATTTTTCAGGAGAGATACCATCATCCCTGAATAATTGCACACAACTACAAATTTTTGATGTTGCAGATAATAAGTTGTCAGGAAGAATACCAAGCTGGATTGGAGATAATATTCCAAACCTACTTGTACTTAGCTTACGTTCCAATAATTTTCATGGTAACATTCCATTAAGCATGTGCAATCTTCATAAACTCCATGTCTTGGACCTCTCTCTCAATATTCTCTCTGGCAATATATGCATAT ATCCTCTTTTATGTGCAAACTCGACCAAATACATGAGATTTATGGATTTGTCAAACAACGACCTTAGAGGAGAACTTTCGGATTATTGGATGAGTTTTGAGTTATTGGTCGTCCTAGATTTATCCAATAATCAGTTTTATGGAAACATGCCAAAATCTTTGGGGTCATTAAGAAATATCAAGTCAATACATTTAGGAGGGAATAATTTTTCAGGAGAGATACCATCATCCTTGAATAATTGCACACAACTACAAGTTTTTGATGTTGCAGGTAATAAGTTGTCAGGAAGAATACCAAGCTGGATTGGAGATAATATTCCAAACCTACTTGTACTTAACTTACATTCCAATAATTTTCATGGTAACATTCCATTAAGCATGTGCAATCTTCATGAACTCCATGTCTTTGACCTCTCTCTCAATACTCTCTCTGGCAATATACCTAAATGCATATGTAATCTTTCTGCTATGGCCACTCTTGCAAATTCAAATGCAACCATTACCGATAATTTTACCATCGGAATTTATAATGATAGCACATCACTCATATGGAAAGGAAAAATGTCAAAATATAGAAGCACCCTGGGATTCTTGAGAAGTATTGATTTCTCCAGCAACAGATTAACAGGGAAAATACCAAGTGAGATGATGACTCTTATTGGCTTGGTTTCTTTAAATCTTTCAAGGAATTTGTTTAGTGGACACATTCCTCCAACTATTGGACAGCTGAAGTCAATAGATTTTCTTGATCTATCCAGAAATCATTTGTCAGGAACAATTCCTTCACAGCTTGCTCAGATTGACCGTCTCAGTGTTCTTGACTTGTCATACAATGATTTATCTGGAGAAATCCCACTTGGCACGCAACTTCAAACTAGGGATGCTTCTGATTATGCAGGAAATCCAAAACTTTGTGGTGCTCCCCTCAACAATACTTGTCCCATTCATGGTCACCAGATCAGTGAACATGAtgctgatggtgatgatgatgaacaaTTTGTAAGCGAGGGGTTCTACATTGCTATGGCTGCTGGATTTGTTATGGCATTTTGGGGAGTTTGCTTCTCATTGATTTTGAAGAAATCTTGGAGATATGCTTATTTCAAGTTGTTGAGTGATGTCTATGACAAGCTCTATGTATTTACAGCGATCAAGGTGGCCAAGCTGAAAAGGATCAGATCTCAAATATGA
- the LOC112744528 gene encoding uncharacterized protein isoform X7 translates to MLGVMMMNGVVYVVLMVQVLAWTSSAAVVASGKCIESERQALLSLKRGFNVTDDDDWLSSWGDGEQQKECCIWEGVKCSNVTGHVLMLHLHGYHFAGSISPSLGELHHLKYLDLSGNRFTHTPSLPPFIGSLTFLTHLDLSSCYFGGKMPPQLGNLLSLEHLDPSYNAFTGTIPSQFKNISRLQYLDLDSLYMMSSDLQWLSELSILRYLSLAWVNLSGASNWQQQLQSLHVLRLDNNRLSGTIHEGIGQLSNLTHLNLGNNFLTDPLLCANSTKYMRFMDLSNNDLRGELSDCWRGFELLVVLDLSNNQLYGNMPKSLGSLRNIQSIQFEGNNFSGEIPSSLNNCTQLQIFDVADNKLSGRIPSWIGDNIPNLLVLSLRSNNFHDPLLCANSTKYMRFMDLSNNDLRGELSDYWMSFELLVVLDLSNNQFYGNMPKSLGSLRNIKSIHLGGNNFSGEIPSSLNNCTQLQVFDVAGNKLSGRIPSWIGDNIPNLLVLNLHSNNFHGNIPLSMCNLHELHVFDLSLNTLSGNIPKCICNLSAMATLANSNATITDNFTIGIYNDSTSLIWKGKMSKYRSTLGFLRSIDFSSNRLTGKIPSEMMTLIGLVSLNLSRNLFSGHIPPTIGQLKSIDFLDLSRNHLSGTIPSQLAQIDRLSVLDLSYNDLSGEIPLGTQLQTRDASDYAGNPKLCGAPLNNTCPIHGHQISEHDADGDDDEQFVSEGFYIAMAAGFVMAFWGVCFSLILKKSWRYAYFKLLSDVYDKLYVFTAIKVAKLKRIRSQI, encoded by the exons ATGCTTGGAGTGATGATGATGAATGGTGTAGTTTATGTGGTGTTGATGGTGCAGGTACTTGCATGGACGAGCAGTGCAGCGGTGGTGGCAAGTGGGAAGTGCATTGAGAGTGAAAGGCAAGCTCTGCTTTCTCTCAAACGTGGCTTCAATGTGACCGATGATGATGATTGGCTGTCTTCATGGGGAGATGGGGAGCAGCAGAAGGAGTGTTGCATCTGGGAAGGCGTCAAGTGCAGCAATGTAACTGGCCATGTTCTCATGCTTCATCTCCATGGTTATCACTTTGCTGGCTCCATAAGTCCATCACTGGGTGAGTTACATCATTTGAAGTATTTGGACCTTAGTGGTAATCGTTTTACTCACACCCCATCCCTCCCTCCTTTCATTGGCTCTTTAACCTTTTTAACACATCTCGATCTCTCTTCTTGTTACTTTGGTGGAAAAATGCCACCCCAACTTGGAAATCTCTTATCCTTGGAACATCTTGATCCAAGTTACAATGCATTCACCGGAACCATTCCTAGtcaattcaaaaatatttcccGTTTGCAGTATCTTGACCTTGATTCCTTGTACATGATGAGTTCTGATTTACAATGGCTATCTGAACTTTCAATCCTGAGGTATCTTTCGCTTGCTTGGGTGAATCTAAGTGGTGCCAGCAATTGGCAACAACAA CTTCAATCTTTGCATGTGTTACGACTTGATAACAACAGGTTAAGTGGAACTATACATGAAGGTATTGGACAACTATCCAACTTAACTCACTTAAACCTTGGGAATAACTTCCTGACAG ATCCTCTTTTATGTGCAAACTCGACCAAATACATGAGATTTATGGATTTGTCAAACAACGATCTAAGAGGAGAACTTTCGGATTGTTGGAGGGGTTTTGAGTTATTGGTCGTCCTAGATTTATCCAATAATCAGTTGTATGGAAATATGCCAAAATCTCTGGGGTCTTTAAGAAATATCCAGTCAATACAATTTGAAGGCAATAATTTTTCAGGAGAGATACCATCATCCCTGAATAATTGCACACAACTACAAATTTTTGATGTTGCAGATAATAAGTTGTCAGGAAGAATACCAAGCTGGATTGGAGATAATATTCCAAACCTACTTGTACTTAGCTTACGTTCCAATAATTTTCATG ATCCTCTTTTATGTGCAAACTCGACCAAATACATGAGATTTATGGATTTGTCAAACAACGACCTTAGAGGAGAACTTTCGGATTATTGGATGAGTTTTGAGTTATTGGTCGTCCTAGATTTATCCAATAATCAGTTTTATGGAAACATGCCAAAATCTTTGGGGTCATTAAGAAATATCAAGTCAATACATTTAGGAGGGAATAATTTTTCAGGAGAGATACCATCATCCTTGAATAATTGCACACAACTACAAGTTTTTGATGTTGCAGGTAATAAGTTGTCAGGAAGAATACCAAGCTGGATTGGAGATAATATTCCAAACCTACTTGTACTTAACTTACATTCCAATAATTTTCATGGTAACATTCCATTAAGCATGTGCAATCTTCATGAACTCCATGTCTTTGACCTCTCTCTCAATACTCTCTCTGGCAATATACCTAAATGCATATGTAATCTTTCTGCTATGGCCACTCTTGCAAATTCAAATGCAACCATTACCGATAATTTTACCATCGGAATTTATAATGATAGCACATCACTCATATGGAAAGGAAAAATGTCAAAATATAGAAGCACCCTGGGATTCTTGAGAAGTATTGATTTCTCCAGCAACAGATTAACAGGGAAAATACCAAGTGAGATGATGACTCTTATTGGCTTGGTTTCTTTAAATCTTTCAAGGAATTTGTTTAGTGGACACATTCCTCCAACTATTGGACAGCTGAAGTCAATAGATTTTCTTGATCTATCCAGAAATCATTTGTCAGGAACAATTCCTTCACAGCTTGCTCAGATTGACCGTCTCAGTGTTCTTGACTTGTCATACAATGATTTATCTGGAGAAATCCCACTTGGCACGCAACTTCAAACTAGGGATGCTTCTGATTATGCAGGAAATCCAAAACTTTGTGGTGCTCCCCTCAACAATACTTGTCCCATTCATGGTCACCAGATCAGTGAACATGAtgctgatggtgatgatgatgaacaaTTTGTAAGCGAGGGGTTCTACATTGCTATGGCTGCTGGATTTGTTATGGCATTTTGGGGAGTTTGCTTCTCATTGATTTTGAAGAAATCTTGGAGATATGCTTATTTCAAGTTGTTGAGTGATGTCTATGACAAGCTCTATGTATTTACAGCGATCAAGGTGGCCAAGCTGAAAAGGATCAGATCTCAAATATGA